A portion of the Fusobacterium perfoetens ATCC 29250 genome contains these proteins:
- a CDS encoding DUF969 domain-containing protein, protein MIKLIGVLLILVGFTLKLDTIAVVLIAGLTTGLVSSMNLTEILGVLGSAFVATRYMTLLLLTLATVGILERNGLRERAAKCISSLQGATCGKVLTLYVIIRTIASAMSLRLGGHVQFIRPLVYPMAKGAAEKEKKITKELDEELKGLANSMENYGNFYGQNVFVASSGVLLILGTLQEAGIQGVEAYDIAKASIPMAIIAIILAGIKNYMFDKKIKRGDI, encoded by the coding sequence ATGATAAAATTAATAGGTGTTTTATTAATTTTAGTAGGATTTACATTAAAATTAGATACTATTGCAGTAGTTCTAATAGCTGGTCTTACTACTGGACTTGTATCTTCTATGAATCTTACAGAAATTTTAGGCGTACTGGGAAGTGCCTTTGTTGCTACTAGATATATGACATTATTGTTATTAACTCTAGCTACCGTAGGGATATTAGAAAGAAATGGTTTAAGAGAAAGAGCAGCTAAATGCATATCTTCTCTTCAAGGAGCTACTTGTGGAAAAGTATTAACTCTTTATGTAATCATTAGGACAATAGCAAGTGCAATGTCTTTAAGATTAGGAGGACATGTACAATTTATTAGACCACTTGTATATCCTATGGCTAAGGGAGCAGCTGAGAAAGAGAAAAAAATAACAAAAGAATTAGATGAAGAATTAAAAGGACTAGCTAATAGTATGGAAAACTATGGAAATTTTTATGGACAAAATGTTTTCGTAGCTTCTTCTGGAGTTTTATTAATTCTTGGAACTTTACAAGAGGCAGGAATACAAGGAGTAGAAGCTTATGATATAGCCAAAGCAAGTATTCCTATGGCTATTATAGCCATTATTTTGGCCGGAATAAAAAATTATATGTTTGATAAAAAAATAAAAAGAGGTGATATTTAA
- the pncA gene encoding bifunctional nicotinamidase/pyrazinamidase yields MKALLLIDLQNDFCKNGALEVKDGDKVISVGNLLMEKFKNSNNMILATKDWHPITHKSFASNSDGKIGELGILNGLPQVWWPNHCVENTKGSEFHPNLNSKYIDKIIFKGTNKEIDSYSGFFDNGKLNKTELDSILKKNNIDTLYIMGLATDFCVKFTVLDALQLGYKVYLVEDGCRGVNLTPNSSLDAINEMKEKGAIIINSSEIL; encoded by the coding sequence ATGAAAGCTTTGTTATTAATAGACTTACAAAATGATTTTTGTAAAAATGGTGCTTTAGAAGTTAAAGATGGAGATAAAGTTATCTCTGTTGGAAATCTTCTTATGGAAAAATTTAAAAATTCTAATAATATGATACTAGCAACTAAAGATTGGCATCCAATAACTCATAAAAGTTTTGCTAGTAATTCTGATGGAAAAATCGGAGAGCTTGGAATATTAAACGGTTTACCTCAAGTTTGGTGGCCAAACCATTGTGTTGAAAATACAAAGGGAAGTGAATTTCATCCTAATTTAAATTCTAAATATATAGATAAAATTATTTTTAAAGGAACAAATAAAGAAATTGATTCTTATAGTGGATTTTTCGATAATGGAAAATTAAATAAAACTGAATTAGACTCTATTTTAAAGAAAAATAATATAGACACTCTATATATTATGGGATTAGCTACAGATTTCTGTGTAAAATTTACAGTATTAGATGCCCTTCAGTTAGGTTATAAAGTATATCTAGTTGAAGATGGTTGTAGAGGAGTAAATTTAACTCCTAATTCTTCATTAGATGCTATCAATGAAATGAAAGAAAAAGGTGCTATTATTATTAATAGCTCTGAGATTTTATAA
- the mgtE gene encoding magnesium transporter translates to MFEKIVRELLEKKDLKRLQGVLNSETPVKIIEFFENNEENEKDLIILFRLLNKERAAEVFAELDPDMQMKLISSINDEKLQGLLEELYFDDMIDFIEEMPSNVVKRVLENYKNENRSLINQFLSYEEDSAGSLMTIEYLSLKSNWTVKDSLLFIRKKVEELETIDVAYVTENKKLIGEISLKNLLISNDNDLIENVMNKNILYVTTSTNQEEAIDLFKKYDLTVLPVIDKENILVGIITIDDVVDAIEEENTEDFQKMAAMAPSKEEYLDSSVFQLAKNRLTWLLVLMVSATFTGTIISKYENIIEQMVVLAAAIPMLMDTGGNAGSQSSTLVIRGMALGEIKDSDCLKVLWKELRVSMIVGIGLGLVNFLRMKLILKNDLKISLLVSLTLGVVVVIAKLVGGLLPIGAKKLKLDPAIMAGPLVTTIVDALALVIYFYMAMLLYKDVLNI, encoded by the coding sequence ATGTTTGAAAAAATAGTAAGAGAACTTCTTGAAAAAAAAGACTTAAAAAGATTACAAGGAGTTTTAAACTCTGAAACTCCTGTAAAAATTATTGAATTTTTTGAAAACAACGAAGAAAATGAAAAAGATTTAATAATTTTATTTAGACTTCTTAATAAAGAAAGGGCAGCTGAAGTATTTGCTGAATTAGACCCTGATATGCAAATGAAATTAATAAGCTCTATCAATGACGAAAAGTTACAAGGACTTTTAGAAGAACTTTACTTTGATGATATGATAGATTTTATTGAAGAGATGCCTTCAAATGTTGTAAAAAGAGTTTTAGAAAACTATAAAAATGAAAATCGTTCTTTGATAAATCAATTTTTATCTTATGAGGAAGATTCTGCTGGAAGTTTAATGACAATAGAATATCTTTCTCTAAAAAGTAACTGGACTGTAAAAGATAGTCTTTTATTTATAAGAAAAAAAGTTGAAGAATTAGAGACTATAGATGTTGCTTATGTAACAGAAAACAAAAAACTTATTGGTGAAATTTCTTTAAAAAATTTATTAATTTCAAATGATAATGATTTAATAGAAAATGTCATGAATAAAAATATTTTATATGTTACAACTTCTACAAATCAAGAAGAAGCAATAGATTTATTTAAAAAATATGATTTAACAGTATTACCTGTTATTGACAAAGAAAATATATTAGTTGGAATTATCACAATAGATGATGTTGTGGATGCCATTGAAGAAGAAAATACAGAAGACTTCCAAAAAATGGCTGCTATGGCTCCAAGTAAAGAGGAATATTTAGATTCATCTGTATTTCAACTAGCTAAAAATCGTCTAACTTGGCTTTTGGTTTTAATGGTTTCAGCTACTTTTACAGGAACAATTATTAGTAAATATGAAAATATTATTGAACAAATGGTAGTCCTTGCTGCAGCTATCCCAATGCTTATGGATACAGGGGGAAATGCTGGTTCTCAATCTTCTACACTTGTTATTAGAGGAATGGCTTTAGGAGAAATAAAAGATAGTGATTGCTTAAAAGTTTTATGGAAAGAATTAAGAGTTAGTATGATTGTTGGTATAGGTTTAGGACTTGTTAATTTTTTACGTATGAAACTTATTTTAAAAAATGATTTAAAAATCTCCCTTTTAGTTTCTTTAACATTGGGAGTTGTAGTTGTAATAGCAAAACTTGTTGGTGGATTACTTCCAATTGGAGCTAAAAAATTAAAACTTGACCCAGCTATAATGGCTGGACCATTAGTTACAACAATAGTAGATGCTTTAGCTCTAGTAATATATTTCTATATGGCTATGCTGCTTTATAAAGACGTTTTAAACATATAA